A single Hippopotamus amphibius kiboko isolate mHipAmp2 chromosome 5, mHipAmp2.hap2, whole genome shotgun sequence DNA region contains:
- the ARL3 gene encoding ADP-ribosylation factor-like protein 3, with protein sequence MGLLSILRKLKSAPDQEVRILLLGLDNAGKTTLLKQLASEDISHITPTQGFNIKSVQSQGFKLNVWDIGGQRKIRPYWRNYFENTDILIYVIDSADRKRFEETGQELAELLEEEKLSCVPVLIFANKQDLLTAAPASEIAEGLNLHTIRDRVWQIQSCSALTGEGVQDGMNWVCKNVNAKKK encoded by the exons GGCTTACTCTCGATTCTGCGCAAATTGAAAAGTGCACCAGACCAGGAGGTGAGAATCCTTCTCCTGGGCTTGGATAATGCTGGCAAGACCACTCTTCTGAAGCAGCTGGCATCTGAAGACATCAGCCACATCACACCTACACAG GGTTTTAACATCAAAAGTGTACAGTCACAAGGTTTTAAACTAAATGTATGGGACATTGGTGGACAGAGGAAAATCAGACCATACTGGAGGAATTATTTTGAAAACACTGATATTCTC ATATACGTAATTGACAGCGCAGACAGAAAAAGATTTGAGGAGACGGGTCAG GAACTAGCTGAACTACTGGAGGAAGAAAAGCTAAGTTGTGTGCCAGTGCTCATCTTTGCTAATAAGCAGGATCTGCTCACGGCAGCCCCTGCCTCTGAAATTGCAGAAGGACTGAACCTGCACACCATCCGCGACCGAGTCTGGCAGATCCAGTCTTGCTCGGCTCTCACGGGAGAGGGCGTTCAG GACGGCATGAACTGGGTCTGCAAAAATGTCaatgcaaagaagaaataa